The Humulus lupulus chromosome 3, drHumLupu1.1, whole genome shotgun sequence genome window below encodes:
- the LOC133821953 gene encoding uncharacterized protein LOC133821953, with product MKEGRGSTLVHLLVVVLSLVAFGFAIAAERRRSVGHIFNDERTNTTYCVYNSDVATGYGVGGFLFLLSSESLLMGVTKCMCFGRPLAPGSNRAWSIIYFVSSWATFLVAEACLIAGAKTNAYHTKYREMIYAQNFSCESLRKGVFVAGAVFVVATMILNVYYYMYFTKATTNQAAHKTNHSSSTVGMAGYA from the exons ATGAAAGAAGGAAGGGGTTCCACTCTGGTTCATCTTCTGGTAGTAGTTCTGAGCTTGGTGGCCTTTGGTTTCGCCATTGCCGCCGAGAGACGGCGAAGCGTC GGCCACATATTTAATGATGAACGTACAAATACAACCTATTGTGTGTATAACTCGGATGTTGCTACTGGTTATGGAGTTGGGGGTTTTTTGTTTCTTCTTTCAAGTGAATCTCTGCTTATGGGAGTGACTAAGTGCATGTGTTTTGGGAGACCCTTAGCTCCTGGTAGTAATCGAGCTTGGTCCATCATATATTTTGTCTCATCATG GGCGACTTTTCTCGTAGCAGAGGCATGTCTGATTGCAGGTGCAAAGACGAATGCATATCATACGAAGTACCGGGAGATGATTTATGCTCAGAACTTCTCTTGTGAATCTTTGCGGAAAGGTGTGTTTGTTGCTGGTGCAGTATTTGTGGTAGCAACCATGATTCTAAACGTGTATTACTACATGTACTTCACCAAGGCAACTACTAACCAAGCAGCTCATAAAACAAATCATTCAAGCTCTACTGTTGGGATGGCTGGGTATGCTTag